A segment of the Pieris napi chromosome 5, ilPieNapi1.2, whole genome shotgun sequence genome:
AAACAGTGGTCAGGCaaattatttggtaatttTATTCTCAGTAAATTGAAAGGATAAAATTTAccataatcaaaatataacgTAACACGATGACATGTTCATTTGTGTTTTCCTGCTTGTAACATAAAACCTTCATACGGTTAATAATTATAGGTAATGCGTTCATATCTTGTTTTACCAACTTAACGATATACCTACAATGAATATCGCTGTAGAttgataacatttatttatttattaacatgcAAACAATTATTACTGAATAACAAACATTTGATCTGTGTCTTATATGTGTTGAAGCAATTACAAACTAGTGTATATatcttcatttaatttaatctaattCTAATATATCTTCCATCTAattgttacaatatttaaacatttttttgcagGTTTTAGTGAAGagctttgtttttttttttcaacatttgACAGGTACTCAAAAAGCGAGTGACGTCTgtcaacagtttttttttttaatttgactagGTAACGAGGCCTTTAAGCCAAGTCTTCTTTTCGGTCACTAATTTTCACTTGTTTTTCTACATGTTATTCTAACGTTCCACTTGTTTTCTTTGCCACGGTATATTtaacgtatttatttatataagtttagtttttaagcAAATCACACAACTGGCGGGAGGAGTCACTAACTTCCATTATTTCACTTGCCAAGTAGTCTATTGAGCATTGTTGGCCTGGTGgctacagcgtgcgactctcatccctgaggacataggttcgaaccccggctgtgcaccaatggactttatttctatgtgcgcatttaacattcgctcgaacggtgaaggaaaacttcgtgaggaaaccgatatgtcttagactcaaaaagtcacCTGCTTGCATATTAGATTTGGTGGAATTAGATTGAAAATTTGGTTTTGGCATTTAAAAAAGATATGATTCATGTCTGCGATCTCGTTATTACAGGAAGAGCAAACATTGTTATCTttaactagctgcccccgcgaacttcgtttctccttaatgtgattttactatatgaacctcagagttcaagttaaatcaaattttggtgtgaacaccccttatcacttaaggggtttaaaagatagatagtagccgattctcagacatactgaatatgcataaaaaaattcataacaaTTGGTCGAgacgtttcggaggagtatgggaacgaacattgtgttGACaatacgagaattttatatatatttttttttatatatgtatataataaacaaacgagcttgcgggacgaacAAAAAGGgcttcgcagcccatagacacccatttttagtgggtgcgttgccggcctttgagggaggagtacactcgatttttcaacaaatataTCATAAACTTACCCTTGTTTAGGCATTCTAGATAGTGCCTGtggtattatattttctaatacatCATCAATGGCACCAACGTGGCCATTGATTAAGTTTGTGTCTGTGGTTCCGAAGCAAAGCGCGACAACGCGCACTCCTGTTCTACTGTATGTTTGTTCGGCCTGAAAGAGGGTATAACTAAATCTTAAATTACGTAATAAATGAGAATGTGTAATGTATATGCTCACAAAATCGTGTTTAAGAGTTCATTCACACTGTTAATAGAAACTGTAGTGTAATTATTACCgtagtaatagtaataaaatggTTAATTATACGCGACGAGATTAATTGGTAATTAtgcacttaataaaaaagaatatcTCAATCTAAATGATACAGATGTATCATTTAGATTGAGATATTGGAGTTTGAAGCCAAGATAGTGTGTTGAGCTGTAATTAAACTCGTAGAAACAAATActaattctatttaattattaaaaataaatattctttatttaaataactaatttaaatataaaaaattatttacaatactctttaccttaattaattatagtaataattataaatggataaatgaaaaactaaaataaatttaaagtttggtCCGTGTGTCtgtgtgtatatgtgtgtgtgtgaatgCTGGGAGCATTTCCTcgttgtattgcgatacttattcgttgagcgagaaaaTTACATGCGGTAATATAACTGATGACCACAGAGCTTGTAATAAGATACGTAGTACATAGGTACATTAGTACCAGGcaccaatttatatttttaattagcgcATGTGCATTTGAAGAGTATCttctccaaagggaacaaagtCAAAGTTGGTggaatcatttttataaaatatctaataattattattatttatttcctcaAATGTTTGAAACAAACAGTACGATTACAGTTAAGAAGGTATTGGGAGACATGTTTCCAAGCTAGGTATGAACCTGTGAAATggataaccaggctttgataCCACAGTAAAGTCATAAAAAAGTACAAGTAAAggcaaacaaaatttaaagttcctaaaaaggaaaagaaaagaaatcaAAACAGTCAACTAGatatctttttgttaattaattatgcatctcttgtactttaccctctgtaggtgtttattttttttctattgatccattttagggttgcctggaagaaatcgcttgttagcgataaggccgcccgttgcctaataacttatgtaacctactcactttttgttttttttttctatatgtataattatgtgtattatggcaatgaagtataaataaataaatagatcactacacaaataaaaatatgtatgccttttattatttttgcccTGCATCTacgatttttgtttgtttcttatttatttgttgcGGAAGGCTATAGGTTATATGTTATTATGGAATAAATACGTTCAATGTTCATCAACTTACGCCCAGACAGTTACTAAATTGTAACACTGCTGATTTTGCTGCACTGTACACCGGAAGCAAAGAAGACTGCATCAGACCAACTATAGATGAGATGTTCACTATGGTTCCTCCTTTCCCACCATTGTCCTTGCGCATGAGGTTGTAGGCTTTTAGTGAACTTCTAATTAGTGaagtctaaaaatatattttttactattaatatgTAAGCTGTATTAATATGTTATCAAAAGCGAcgcgaaattaaaaaaaaatcaatacattTGAAACTGGTGTCTTCTACATGTGACAAAGACTGCTTGCAATATTGTCTACATATACCCgtgtatatatacaatattgtaagttaaaatatagATGACTAATAGCTAATAGCATCTAGCTCACTCactttactttaaaaagaaaagtacTAGCGTTAgatcaattttgtcacaaccatattaagtttttatttattattttatttaaactgacTGAGAAATATATCTAGCCCATTGAATTTATACAGATGTGGCCTCATATAGCTGGATTCAAACATATTGTTTGTTTGTCTCTGTTATAAgattttattcacaaaataGAACGTCCAACATGAAAATGtgagtattttataataattgttattgctGGTATAATTACGTATGGTTTGCTTTGGTTTCCGAAATAATAATCACTGTTTCCTGTTGAtagctatatataaaattaaaaaagttatggtTTTAATGGCTTGCGCACGTATTACGCTAGAaggacaaaaacaaatgataatttttataacaaacaataaaatattaagtaacaGTGTTTACGCCTTTTCACGaagaaattaaattgcttGTTTCATTATATATGATACTCTATTTACTGAAATTttactaaacaatatttaccAGATCGTGTTTATAACAAGAAATATCTAAATTATTTAGGAACAAATCCTAGAGTGATATATGTCGGTAGATCTTTTATACgctaataataacataaaatgttTACCAGATTTAAGACGCATTTACTTAttactgtatttaaaatttaatatgaatgaCAATTGATTTCAACTCAAAATCTCTTAATGCTAAACGTCATAAgagatataattataattgtgacaataaaaaagaaacgttTGTTTGTAACGTAGTGGTAAGTGTAAGACGTAGGTACCAATAACTCGAAAATAccgtagataataataatctaattgtaaaaacaaaaatatttaacacaaaaagtattattgcaataacgcgaacagaatatttatatataattattaatttctaaaaaacaCGAGAACAAAAGCTTTGAAGCTAGAAACGAATTATATTGgaaaacaaattgtttatgcttatatatttgtttttttttttaacttttcctTAACTTTCACGAATATTTCATGAAcaaaattagccaaatcggtccagctaTTCTCGAGTGTTAGCGAGACAACAGCaagtcatttaaatataatatattataaataaataccgcTCAGTATCACACTGAAGCCGGTAAAAGCTATGAAAATCAGTTACTTACAACATTAACTTCTAATGCTTTCAAGTAGACATCGGGTCCGTCATTCATAATACCAGCATTGTTGATTACAACGTCAATGTAACCAAATTGTTTAATAGTTGCATCGAATGCAGCATCCAACTCAGCTGTTGTAACATCGCATTTATGAAACTTCGCTATATCAGATCCATATTTGCGATTTAGTTCCGCTTCTAGTGCAGTTCCATTCTTCACATCAATATCCAAAATTGCAATGTGCTGAAAAAGAGTTCACCTATAAACTaacgtaaaaataatgtagCTAGTGTAGGTAgctaaactaaatatttattgatttacacttcgttgcattacaatataaaaatttaacataattaatataaaagagagcaactggcggccttatcgctttcgagcgatctcttccaggcaaccactgtgtgaaaagaaaaaaaaagtgttaaaTTAGATGGGGTAGGcaaaaagtgcaaaaatacatattacatgtagttattaagaaataaacgaaactaaacaggatcaaaaaacaaacttaactaataaactatacatgaaaaatataaagtaaaaagtgGACATGAAtcatgataatttaatttaagatcagtctcacgtcagtaGTTAGTACGAAAATAAGGGGTACGtcatacgatgtggacaggtaatgtttgtacagaagaaatttaaaggaagatagagataaatattgtatacagGCTTACagtaataatgtaattacGCTTTTACTTGCAGTGTACGACAAAAATCTAAATAGAACTAATAATTTTGCTtctaaaaatacaatagaTACACAAACTTCCTTTACAATAGTTATCATCCGACTTATCTATGAAGAGGGatcattcatattttaattaactgcAACTcttgggggcctcatagcctagcggtcttattaagtggcagctaggtgaggggtaccgggttcgattcccggttcgagggcatgttttaatttaatttaaaatttgttctcggcctttgggagggttgtgcggtaccgggcgagtgcttaaaccgtacatagagGACACtgtcgaatttctaaaaatcacgaattattaaaaaatcctatacttgacgctggctaatgcacaaatcgtgccagagccataaaaaaaaaaaaaaaaaaacttcaactcttctaaatatttaaattctggTACCTTTGCCCCTTTCTCTGCTAAGCCACGAGCGACGCCCTCGCCGATTCCCGCCGCCGCGCCAgttaccaaaaatattttatctttcaCATCAAACATGACTGCTTCGTGCCACTAATACCAAGCGACTGATTCAATGCAGTGtagtgaatttatttaaattaattctcaTCTACGTCGTTTTTGAACTCCTATTTATCAAATCGGGCAATCCTTTTTGACTTTGCGTTgtgtttgaataatttatattacccTTTGTTATACATAAGGTATGACAAATAGTCTTATCTAGAAACTATAGTGTCGGAGAATTAGCAGCCAGTTCTTTAAGTACTTTGATTTGAGATATATGTTATCTGAGGGAACACTCTATTGGGAGCCTTATGACACTGTCcagtttaggttttattatatattgttgttAAAAACCTAAATTGTTCAGTATTTCAATAGGGTCATTTCAATTAAGCTGATGGAAGACCTCCTGTATACTATACAtgcaaaatatgaataatttgatttgtcaaaatatgatattttgttaaatagcTATCTATGGATGTATGGTAGAAGTCAATCACCTAACGGAGACCCCATTTCATTAAACTCAATTAACTAATTAGGTACATTATTGAATATTAGGTTAATATATTCGTAATGGATTTCGTAATCATAAACAAtgtggaatttaaaaaaaaagagtgcacataagtacacacattGTTGTGGAACAACATAGTTGGAATCAACAgaagcaataattaaaaattatacataccgACAATTAACCTCAAATCTATAAATGCACTCAAAACAGTTTATTCAAATCAGTTTTATcactaatctatatatataaaaatgaaacccgttttccgttgtcacgacataacatgaaaacggcttgaccgatttgtctgattctttttttataatattccttgaagtacgaggatggttcttacggagaaaaattaaaaaaattgagtaaaaaggtttaaaacaacacttttctatattcccatacaaaatattcgtaataatacttaaaaggcaatttcaactttaataccatatcataaagttcaagtgttagtggaggggttccgggaaggtaaatttttttttttgacataatgtacgagtagcagaataagtatttaaaaaaaataaagaatcgactgttaggcggtacgatgttcgccaggccagctagtattcaatatatttagatatactaataaataataaattattaataaatactatcaccgtcGTATAGGAAATTGatgtaataaaaacaccaaaataatatttatttatgcacactgtttaattgtactgttatGAAAcacgttaaatataaaattttgtttcaatttgatatataattaaaaatactagaatatacaacttgaacatagttattatcgattttcatgccacctagaactaacttAACGATGTAGAATTTTGGTGtttcactctcatcattttttccATCGCGCGAAAAGacgtataacttcaaaaatgcctaaataaaagaacaaaatattttaaacaaaacacgaTCAACATTCGCGAATTCACTTTCACATGACCTAGGTCAATAAACAGTTTCTACAACATCCGTTTCCGCTAAATGTGATTAGCGCAAATGAATTCAATATAACATTACGAATAATTTAGACAATTGCGTTGATTACGTAATAAATAACCAGATTTTTATGTACATTTTAATACTGGTATGTGATATAATAGTACATATGGGTCATGGGGCTGTCTTTGAGAATTTTTCGTTATTTTTGTGGTCGATATTTTACTTCACCGTACCAGTATAGACTAATTgcgtatataataataataatgattatatattaaaattactgaactgattttaaaacttaaatatctGATTATAACTAGATCTTCGTATGACTTTTAGTTTTCGATAAATtacacaatacacatacaGGTACAACTTTTAACTTTCTAATAAAAGTCGGTTAAAAGCCGTTATTGCACGATTTTTATACGGTTATTACGCAAACAAAGTTCTATGCTTTTATCTATAGTCAAGTCTCAAAACGCTAAGGTTTTTTATTTGGGTCTAGTTGTAATACCGCCTATAGTGCGTGAAACTCAGTATTTATGAAGTTATTCAAGGTGGATTTACTACAACAATGTGGAACGAGCTGCCcacttaagtatttccgaaccaattc
Coding sequences within it:
- the LOC125049821 gene encoding 15-hydroxyprostaglandin dehydrogenase [NAD(+)]-like translates to MFDVKDKIFLVTGAAAGIGEGVARGLAEKGAKHIAILDIDVKNGTALEAELNRKYGSDIAKFHKCDVTTAELDAAFDATIKQFGYIDVVINNAGIMNDGPDVYLKALEVNVTSLIRSSLKAYNLMRKDNGGKGGTIVNISSIVGLMQSSLLPVYSAAKSAVLQFSNCLGAEQTYSRTGVRVVALCFGTTDTNLINGHVGAIDDVLENIIPQALSRMPKQGVDDAVKGLLVAIEEGQSGDTWLITSGKPAENITQTVKDSYANLSKSILN